AAGTTTTTCGAAGAAGACGAGATTAACCGGATTTCTTTGATTGCACCTAACGTAATATTAAATATTATCCGTGACTACGAGGTGGTAGAAAAGAAGACAGTCACCTTGCCGGATGAGTTGGTAGGAATTGTTAAATGTAATAATCCCAAATGTATTACCAATAATGAACCTATGTTAACTCGTTTTCATGTAATAGATAAGGAAAAAGGCACGATATGCTGTCATTATTGTGACCGGAAAATAAATAAGGAAGACATTAAAATATTATAAATCACCGGGAGTTAAAGACTGGTTGAACAAATAAAATGAAACACTGAGACATAAAATTAGATAAAAGTATGGACTAAGGATTAATTAAACACAAAGATACAGGAAAATTTAAAGTGCTTACAATAAAAACTGTCCTTGTGTGTTGATCCTTTAAATAGTGACTTTTAATATACCTTTCCTGTCTTGGTGTTTATATCATTTGTATACCTTTAGCTATTTTTCTGTTTAATTCCCCTTTTAATCTTTTAACTTGTGAAACAGAATTGGAAACCCGGAACCATGATTTACCCTGTCCCTGCTGTTCTAGTGACCTGTGGTAACACTCCAGAAGAATATAATATAATTACTATTGCCTGGGTCGGTACTATTTGTACAAATCCTGCAATGTGTTATATTTCTGTGCGCCCGGAGCGTTATTCTTATTCTATTCTGAAAAAGAATATGGAATTTGTCATTAATTTGACTACCCACGAAATGGCTAAAGCTACGGATTGGTGCGGTGTAAATTCTGGCCGGGATTATAATAAATTTGAAAAAATGAGCTTTACACCTGGAAAAGCTAATGTAGTAAAAGCCCCTCTTATAGAAGAATCTCCTTTATGTATTGAGTGTAGAGTAAAAGAAATCTTGAAATTAGGCAGTCATGATATGTTTATTGCGGATGTAGTGAATATACAGGCCGATGAAAAATATATTGACCCGGATACGGGAGCGTTTAATATGCAACAAGCCGGATTGATAGCTTACTCGCATGGTAAATATTATGAATTAGGAGAATGCATTGGTAAATTCGGTTGGTCTGTCAAGAAGAAGAAATAAAAGGTATGAAAAAATATTTTTGGATTATATTCCTAGCTCTCCTAGGGGAAATAACGGAAGCCCAGACTTTTAGCGAGTATAGAGCAAAAGCGTTTAATTGGGGAGCAAAAGTGGGATTTAATTCTGCTTTTCCGATTCTGGATCATTTTATCATAGATGGAAAGCCTGCAGAAAATATCAATACGGAATATAAGGTCGGCTTGTTAGGTTCTTTATTTTGCAGAGTAAATGCAGGCTATTTTTTTGTACAACCCAGCTTGGAATGGACCTCATCCAAAAGTGAAGTGTTTTTTAATTACGCAGCAGATTCGGATCAGGCTAATGATGTGGAAGCTGTCCAGGCTACAGAGCATAGGCAATTGAAAGTCCAGTCGTTGGGAGTTCCTGTACTTATCGGCTACAACATAATAAAAGAGGGACCTTACGGATTAAGCTTGATGGCGGGCCCTAAACTAAAATACAATTATAAAAATTCTTATTCCACTTATATTGAGGGGAAAAAACACGAGTATACGAATGACGACACACCATGGAACATTGGAATTGTGGCTGGAGTGGGGGTTAGCATCTGGCGTTTGTTTTTTGATTTTACTTATGAATTCGGTCTCAATGCATCTGAATCTAAATTTCGAGAGAAAGCCTCTTCATTACCTATTACTCAGGAAATAAGAATAGATAAGCGTACCAATATGATGAGTTTTTCTTTGGGTTTTCTTTTTTAAATAGGTATTGCCTTCTTATCGGTTTTCTTTAGCGTATTTGGAAGGGCTTACTCCGAATTGCTTAATAAAAGCTGACCAAAAATAAGACTGAGAACTGAATCCTACCGCTTCTGAAATTTCATAAATCTTTTTATTCCCTTGTATTAGTAATTCGGCTGCTTTTTTCAGCCGGCTGATTTTAATTAATTCGTTTGGTGTTAAATCGGATATGGCTCGTATTTTTCTATACAGGGTAGGACGACTTAAGTGCATTAAATCAGCAATCATATTTACATCTAGTTGAGGGTTGCCTATATTTTCATTAATAATTTCATTTAGTTTTTCCAGAAAATTCTCGTCGGCTTTCGTATATGCCATAGATTTCATATTAGCGATAGGAGAATTGAAGTAAAATTTTCGGATATGATCCCGGTTTGAAAGAAGATTTGCTATTTGAGCCATTAAAAGGTCTGTAGAAAAAGGCTTTTCAATATAAGCATCTGCACCTAGTTCCAATCCTTCTAACCGGGTTTGCATCGTATTTTTTGCAGTCAACAAAATAACCGGGATATGGCTGAATTCCAAATCAGTTTTTATTTGTTTCAATAGTTCGAAGCCATCCATTACCGGCATCATCACATCACTGATTATGAGCTGTATACTATGTTTTTGCAATAAGGCGATAGCTTCGGAACCTTGGTTGGCTATGTAAACATTATATAATTGGTTGATTTCGTCGGCAAGGAAGGTACTCATTTCTTTATTATCTTCTACAATGAGAATAGTTGGACGTGTTTCTTGGTAAATATATCCTCCGGTAGGAACAGTGGTTTGAGGAATAACTTCTTCTTCCGACGGTTGGATGGATTCCGGTAATTTTACCGGTAAAGTAAGGCGGAACAAGGTCATCGAAGGACTATCGGGAAAATCGACCATCCGGAGGGTACCGTGGTGCATTTCAGCTAACGACCGTGCCAGAGGGAGGCCTAGACCTGTACCTTGCTTATTTTCTGTCTTTTCAAACCTGTAAAATGGTTCAAAAATCTTTTCTTTTATTTCTGCAGGAATAGGAGTCCCATCATTTATAAAATCAATAGTAAAAGTGTCATAGTCGGAAGATAATTGCACCCGGACAATAATATGGGCCGTTGCATATTTAATAGCATTGGAAAGCAAATTACTGAATATTTTGATAACCGCTTCTTTATCGACAAAGACATATAATTCCGGCATCGATAGGTCCAGGTTAAGTAATAAATGATTTTCGGCAGCTGATTCTTGGAACCGTTTTACTGTTTCTGTAAGAAGTGAAATGATCTCAGTCCGGACAAAATTCAATCGGTATCCTTCTATTTCCGTTTTGCGGAAATCCAATAACTGATTAATTAATAAGAGAAGCCGGGAGACATTCTTATTCATCAAAAGGAGAGAACTTTTTTCTTTCCCTTCAATTTTTTCTGATTTTAATAACCGTTCCAGCGGGTTCTTTATTAAAGTAAGAGGAGTCCGTATTTCGTGTGCAATGTTAATAAAGAAATTAATTTTTGCTTGATAAAGTTCTTTCTCTTTTTGGTCTTCGAACAAACGCATATTATAAGTCATCATTCTTTTTGTCTTTTTTCTCCAGGCATAAAAGGAGTAAGCAATTACGCTTAGAGTAAAGATTATATAAATAAAATATGCCCTACCAGATGCCCACCAAGGAGGTAAAACCGTAATGTTGAGTTGTGTAGGCGTATCATTCCAACTATTAGAAAGATTAGCGGCACGAACTTCGAATATATAATCACCCGGATGAAGCTCAGTAAAATACACTGTATTACGGTCACCGATCGGAATCCATTCTTTATCCCTGTTTCCCATTCGGTAAGTATATTGGATAGACCCGGGAGCAATAAAATTTAGAGCGGAAAAATGAATATTGAACGTAGATTGCTGGTGATTTAAAGTCACATTTTTTATAGGAGAAAAGGCAGAACTATTGATGATGATTTTCTCGTTTGCTTCATTTTGGATTTCAAGTGTTCCTATATGTACATTCATTTTTTCGGCGGATGGGTTTATATCCATGGGATCAAAACAGATAAAACCTTTTACTGTTCCGAAGTAGAATTTCCCATCGTGGTCGTTGAAAGCGGAATTTTCATTAAATTGACGGGTTATCAGTCCATGAGCTTCTGTGTAAGTATTTATTTTCTCTGTCCAGGGATTGAGATTTACAAGCCCGTTAGCGGTACTGATCCATAATAAGCCGTTTTCATCATATAGAATCCGGAATGCTACATTGCTAGGCATCCCGTTTTTTACCGTATAATGAAACGATTCCCCTGTTTGGAAATCATATTTGATCACACCTTCTATCGTAGCAAACCACATGTTGCCGTCTTTGTCTTCACAAGCATCATTTACAAAATTATGCCGTTGGGTATTTAACTTATCATAAGGTAAATACATACCTGTATTACTTACCGGATTATAATAAAAGCTGCGGTTAAACATACCCGTCCATATTCTTCCTACCCGGTCTTCATATATACAATTGACTGAAAAAGGAGGAAATTGAGGAGCATAAAGAAATCGGTCGTTCAAAAAATCATATTTATAAACACCATCATCGGTTCCTACATAAATTTGTC
This genomic interval from Parabacteroides pacaensis contains the following:
- the pyrI gene encoding aspartate carbamoyltransferase regulatory subunit, with the protein product MSVKKRELQVAALENGTAIDHIPPEHLFKVAFMLGLNETQNTITIGNNLHSKKMGKKGLIKIADKFFEEDEINRISLIAPNVILNIIRDYEVVEKKTVTLPDELVGIVKCNNPKCITNNEPMLTRFHVIDKEKGTICCHYCDRKINKEDIKIL
- a CDS encoding flavin reductase family protein, with the protein product MKQNWKPGTMIYPVPAVLVTCGNTPEEYNIITIAWVGTICTNPAMCYISVRPERYSYSILKKNMEFVINLTTHEMAKATDWCGVNSGRDYNKFEKMSFTPGKANVVKAPLIEESPLCIECRVKEILKLGSHDMFIADVVNIQADEKYIDPDTGAFNMQQAGLIAYSHGKYYELGECIGKFGWSVKKKK
- a CDS encoding porin family protein, producing MKKYFWIIFLALLGEITEAQTFSEYRAKAFNWGAKVGFNSAFPILDHFIIDGKPAENINTEYKVGLLGSLFCRVNAGYFFVQPSLEWTSSKSEVFFNYAADSDQANDVEAVQATEHRQLKVQSLGVPVLIGYNIIKEGPYGLSLMAGPKLKYNYKNSYSTYIEGKKHEYTNDDTPWNIGIVAGVGVSIWRLFFDFTYEFGLNASESKFREKASSLPITQEIRIDKRTNMMSFSLGFLF
- a CDS encoding hybrid sensor histidine kinase/response regulator codes for the protein MKELKYTLLLLFIYCSIQLKADDNHLLFRHYQVENGLSDNMVTSCVQDKSGYIWIGTRDGLNRFDGYSFKVFRHDPDEAETLGSNWITYLACDLEGTLWVGTLSGLYRYNEAKESFHHIAFTADKNIDIFQFDKENNLWILMDGNLIQYSTNSNKFRIFSSKNNRHYTSFCITPDNNIWLGDSKGYLSLLNPADESVESYNLFVHSTTETPKKLFMLSPSLSSPSIYVAFEHDDVKIFDTVTRTYQDLNIQKTNQLTILINSFLEKNNKELWIGTDSGLFIYQLNTGECTRIRHDPLNPYALTSHFISAFYRDREGGIWICFHQNGLNYYSPFLPFRIYYPENETYSMKGEVIRDICADSDGNIWVGTEDAGVNCLEKKTGTFTNYRPVLGEKSLSHTNIRGLAVSGDKLWIGHVIHGIDLMDIKTRKVIKHYNLLKDSLTVKNSTVRCIKALREGQIYVGTDDGVYKYDFLNDRFLYAPQFPPFSVNCIYEDRVGRIWTGMFNRSFYYNPVSNTGMYLPYDKLNTQRHNFVNDACEDKDGNMWFATIEGVIKYDFQTGESFHYTVKNGMPSNVAFRILYDENGLLWISTANGLVNLNPWTEKINTYTEAHGLITRQFNENSAFNDHDGKFYFGTVKGFICFDPMDINPSAEKMNVHIGTLEIQNEANEKIIINSSAFSPIKNVTLNHQQSTFNIHFSALNFIAPGSIQYTYRMGNRDKEWIPIGDRNTVYFTELHPGDYIFEVRAANLSNSWNDTPTQLNITVLPPWWASGRAYFIYIIFTLSVIAYSFYAWRKKTKRMMTYNMRLFEDQKEKELYQAKINFFINIAHEIRTPLTLIKNPLERLLKSEKIEGKEKSSLLLMNKNVSRLLLLINQLLDFRKTEIEGYRLNFVRTEIISLLTETVKRFQESAAENHLLLNLDLSMPELYVFVDKEAVIKIFSNLLSNAIKYATAHIIVRVQLSSDYDTFTIDFINDGTPIPAEIKEKIFEPFYRFEKTENKQGTGLGLPLARSLAEMHHGTLRMVDFPDSPSMTLFRLTLPVKLPESIQPSEEEVIPQTTVPTGGYIYQETRPTILIVEDNKEMSTFLADEINQLYNVYIANQGSEAIALLQKHSIQLIISDVMMPVMDGFELLKQIKTDLEFSHIPVILLTAKNTMQTRLEGLELGADAYIEKPFSTDLLMAQIANLLSNRDHIRKFYFNSPIANMKSMAYTKADENFLEKLNEIINENIGNPQLDVNMIADLMHLSRPTLYRKIRAISDLTPNELIKISRLKKAAELLIQGNKKIYEISEAVGFSSQSYFWSAFIKQFGVSPSKYAKENR